From Phoenix dactylifera cultivar Barhee BC4 unplaced genomic scaffold, palm_55x_up_171113_PBpolish2nd_filt_p 000138F, whole genome shotgun sequence, the proteins below share one genomic window:
- the LOC103697013 gene encoding alpha-1,4 glucan phosphorylase L isozyme, chloroplastic/amyloplastic, translated as MASSSSLLPNRSTIFSHPRSIIRSRDLRSRSTGRSNVFLSKLGGYPPASRPLSVRSAAGDREAKDPVSEDGVPSTLNSSTYDPSAIVSSIRYHAEFTPSFSPEHFELPKAYFATAESVRDALIINWNATYDYYEKMNVKQAYYLSMEFLQGRALLNAIGNLELTGKYAEALSQLGHNLESVASQEPDAALGNGGLGRLASCFLDSLATFNYPAWGYGLRYKYGLFHQNITKDGQEEVAESWLEMGNPWEIVRNDVTYPVKFYGKVVVDSDGRKHWIGGENIKAVAYDVPIPGYKTKTTINLRLWSTKVPSQDFNLQAFNAGEHAKANEAHANAEKICYILYPGDESMEGKILRLKQQYTLCSASLQDIIACFERRSGKSVNWEEFPNKVAVQMNDTHPTLCIPELIRILIDVKGLSWKEAWNITQRTMAYTNHTVLPEALEKWSLDLMQKLLPRHVEIIEMIDEELINNIISEYGTADLVLLEKKMKEMRILENVDFPASVMQLFVKPKKISRIKPKQKKLLVKTLEPSGMTVDEEVESEEVESEEVGSEEVESEEVEPEEVESEEVQPEEVESEEVEPEEEDLGDEEPTLLKSVRILPKMVHMANLCVVGGHAVNGVAEIHSEIVKEDVFNSFYKLWPEKFQNKTNGVTPRRWIKFCNPDLSTIITKWIGTDDWVLNTEKLAKLRKLADNEDLHLEWRAAKRSNKMKVVSFIKEKTGYVVSPDAMFDIQVKRIHEYKRQLLNILGIVYRYKKMKEMSAKERISSFVPRVCIFGGKAFATYVQAKGIVKFITDVGATINHDPDIGNLLKVVFVPNYNVSVAEVLIPASELSQHISTAGMEASGTSNMKFAMNGCVLIGTLDGANVEIRQEVGEDNFFLFGARAHEIAGLRKERAKGKFVPDPRFEEVRKLVRDGAFGSYNSDELIGSLEGNEGFGRADYFLVGKDFPSYLECQEKVDEAYCDQKRWTKMSILNTAGSYKFSSDRTIHEYARDIWNINPVMFP; from the exons ATGGCTTCTTCGTCTTCTCTGTTACCGAATCGTTCCACGATCTTCTCCCATCCCAGATCCATCATTCGATCGCGCGATCTTCGATCAAGGAGCACCGGCAGATCCAACGTCTTCCTGAGCAAGCTTGGGGGCTATCCCCCCGCCTCCAGGCCTCTCTCCGTGAGAAGCGCCGCCGGCGATCGGGAGGCCAAGGATCCGGTATCCGAGGACG GTGTTCCAAGCACTCTAAACTCTTCAACATATGATCCCTCTGCCATTGTATCAAGTATCAGGTACCATGCTGAGTTCACACCCTCATTCTCTCCAGAGCATTTTGAGCTTCCCAAGGCTTACTTTGCAACTGCTGAAAGTGTTCGCGATGCACTTATAATAAATTGGAATGCAACATATGATTACTATGAAAAGATGAATGTAAAACAGGCGTACTATCTGTCAATGGAGTTCCTGCAG GGAAGAGCACTCTTAAATGCAATTGGTAATCTAGAGCTGACTGGCAAGTATGCAGAGGCATTAAGTCAGCTAGGTCATAATCTTGAGAGTGTTGCTAGTCAG GAACCAGATGCTGCCCTGGGAAATGGTGGTTTAGGACGTCTAGCTTCATGCTTTTTGGATTCTCTGGCAACATTTAACTATCCAGCGTGGGGTTATGGACTTAGATATAAATATGGTTTGTTCCATCAGAATATTACAAAAGATGGTCAGGAGGAAGTTGCAGAAAGCTGGCTGGAG ATGGGAAATCCTTGGGAAATTGTAAGGAATGATGTCACATATCCTGTGAAATTTTATGGAAAGGTAGTCGTTGATTCGGATGGAAGGAAACACTGGATTGGTGGGGAGAACATAAAGGCTGTTGCATATGATGTTCCCATACCTGGATATAAGACTAAAACCACCATTAACCTTCGACTTTGGTCAACAAAAGTACCATCACAAGATTTTAATTTGCAAGCTTTTAATGCCGGAGAACATGCCAAAGCAAATGAGGCTCATGCAAATGCCGAAAAG aTATGCTATATTTTATACCCAGGAGATGAATCAATGGAGGGAAAAATTCTTCGTCTGAAACAGCAATATACACTTTGCTCTGCATCACTTCAAGATATTATTGCTTGTTTTGAGAGGAGATCTGGAAAATCAGTAAACTGGGAAGAGTTTCCTAACAAAGTTGCAGTTCAGATGAATGATACCCACCCAACTTTATGCATTCCAGAGTTAATTAGAATACTGATTGACGTGAAAGGTTTGAGCTGGAAGGAAGCCTGGAACATTACTCAGAG AACTATGGCGTACACAAATCACACAGTTCTTCCTGAAGCTTTGGAAAAGTGGAGTTTGGATCTCATGCAGAAGCTGCTTCCTCGACATGTTGAGATCATAGAAATGATAGATGAGGAG TTGATTAACAATATAATTTCGGAGTACGGAACAGCAGATCTTGTACTTCTAGAGAAGAAAATGAAGGAGATGAGGATTTTAGAAAATGTTGACTTTCCAGCTTCTGTCATGCAATTGTTTGTTAAGCCAAAGAAAATATCCCGCATTAAACCTAAACAAAAAAAACTATTAGTCAAAACCTTAGAACCTTCCGGCATGACTGTGGATGAAGAAGTTGAATCTGAAGAAGTTGAATCTGAAGAAGTTGGATCTGAAGAAGTAGAATCTGAAGAAGTTGAACCAGAAGAAGTTGAATCTGAAGAAGTTCAACCAGAAGAAGTTGAATCTGAAGAAGTTGAACCAGAAGAAGAGGATCTTGGCGATGAAGAGCCAACACTTTTAAAATCAGTTCGTATATTGCCAAAAATGGTTCATATGGCTAATCTCTGTGTAGTTGGTGGACATGCGGtgaatggagttgctgaaattcACAGTGAAATTGTGAAGGAGGATGTATTCAACAGTTTCTACAAG TTGTGGCCTGagaaatttcaaaacaaaacaaatgggGTAACTCCAAGACGCTGGATTAAATTCTGCAATCCTGATCTAAGTACTATAATTACTAAGTGGATTGGTACAGATGATTGGGTTCTGAACACTGAGAAACTGGCAAAACTCAGGAAG CTTGCTGATAATGAGGATCTCCATTTGGAGTGGAGGGCTGCTAAAAGAAGCAACAAGATGAAGGTTGTTTCTTTCATAAAAGAGAAAACAGGATATGTTGTCAGTCCGGATGCGATGTTTGATATACAG GTGAAACGGATACATGAATATAAACGTCAGTTGTTGAATATCTTAGGAATTGTCTACCGCTACAAGAAGATGAAAGAAATGAGTGCCAAAGAAAGGATATCTAGCTTTGTTCCGAGGGTCTGCATATTTGGGGGTAAAGCATTTGCTACATATGTGCAGGCCAAGGGGATAGTAAAGTTCATTACAGATGTTGGGGCTACCATAAATCATGATCCTGACATTGGAAACCTATTGAAG GTTGTCTTTGTTCCAAATTATAATGTCAGTGTGGCAGAGGTGCTTATTCCAGCCAGTGAATTATCTCAGCATATCAG TACTGCTGGGATGGAGGCCAGCGGAACCAGCAACATGAAATTTGCTATGAATGGCTGTGTTCTGATTGGAACATTGGATGGTGCAAATGTCGAAATAAGGCAAGAGGTTGGTGAAGACAACTTTTTCCTCTTTGGTGCTCGAGCTCATGAAATTGCAGGTTTAAGGAAAGAAAGAGCAAAGGGAAAG TTTGTGCCAGATCCAAGATTTGAGGAGGTCAGGAAACTTGTCCGTGATGGTGCTTTTGGAAGTTATAACTCTGACgaattaattggatccttggaAGGGAATGAGGGATTTGGTCGTGCAGATTATTTTCTTGTTGGCAAGGACTTCCCTAGTTACCTCGAGTGCCAAGAGAAAGTTGATGAAGCGTACTGTGACCAAAAG AGATGGACAAAAATGTCGATTTTGAATACGGCTGGCTCCTACAAGTTCAGCAGTGATCGGACAATTCATGAGTATGCGAGGGATATCTGGAATATCAACCCTGTAATGTTTCCATAG